From one Rhizobium lentis genomic stretch:
- a CDS encoding DUF4167 domain-containing protein, whose protein sequence is MRPGQQNKRGRGRGNNNNNGGGGNNNNNNFNRKGGNPLTRTYDSSGPDVKIRGTAQHIAEKYAQLARDAQSSGDRVMAENYLQHAEHYNRIIASAQAQMQERFQRDDRGEYNERDGADRDSDDIDNTDNDGDDVAIVQPPQNRQHQPQPRPAAPVAAPAPALQPEVIDGTGPQPEIEGIPAEVAMDEEGSTGQPRERQPRRRSAGNRPRRPRRGAEGDAASEGEGGTAEAPVLADAASE, encoded by the coding sequence ATGAGGCCAGGACAGCAGAACAAGCGCGGTCGAGGGCGTGGTAACAACAATAACAATGGCGGCGGTGGAAATAACAATAACAACAATTTCAACCGCAAGGGCGGCAATCCGCTGACCCGGACCTATGACAGCTCCGGACCCGATGTGAAGATTCGCGGTACCGCGCAGCATATCGCAGAAAAATATGCGCAGCTTGCCCGGGACGCCCAGAGCTCCGGCGACCGCGTCATGGCCGAGAACTATCTTCAGCACGCCGAACATTATAATCGTATCATCGCAAGCGCCCAGGCTCAGATGCAGGAGCGCTTCCAGCGCGACGACCGCGGCGAATACAATGAGCGAGACGGCGCCGATCGCGACAGCGACGATATCGACAACACTGACAATGACGGCGATGATGTCGCCATCGTTCAACCTCCGCAGAACAGGCAGCATCAGCCGCAGCCGCGGCCGGCAGCACCGGTTGCCGCACCTGCTCCAGCACTGCAGCCCGAGGTGATCGACGGAACCGGTCCTCAGCCGGAGATCGAAGGCATTCCAGCCGAGGTTGCCATGGACGAAGAAGGTTCCACCGGTCAGCCGCGCGAACGCCAGCCCCGCCGCCGCAGCGCCGGCAATCGTCCCCGTCGCCCGCGTCGTGGCGCTGAAGGCGATGCAGCCTCCGAAGGTGAAGGTGGCACCGCCGAGGCACCTGTGTTGGCGGACGCGGCATCAGAGTGA
- the prmC gene encoding peptide chain release factor N(5)-glutamine methyltransferase: MSATVADMLAEARRRFSEAGIIDPATDARLLIAGLLKLSSTELLTRSAERLSPEQIEGIFAAIERRLGHEPVHRILGEREFYGLPLRLSAETLEPRPDTEILVDTALIYLRDLAKVQGHLHILDMGTGTGAICLALLSECPEASGVGSDISADALLTARSNAERNGLQDRFQAIQSSWFENIQGSFHAIVSNPPYIASNVVHDLAPEVTKFDPVAALDGGSDGLDAYKAIAKDAARFMKPDAIVGLEIGYDQRNDVTAIFEAEGFKCLKSVKDYGQNDRVLVFALA; this comes from the coding sequence ATGAGCGCCACGGTCGCCGATATGCTTGCCGAAGCGCGGCGTCGCTTCTCCGAAGCAGGCATCATCGATCCGGCGACCGATGCACGGCTGCTTATCGCGGGCCTTCTGAAGCTGTCGTCGACAGAGCTGCTGACGCGATCGGCCGAGAGGCTTTCGCCTGAGCAGATTGAGGGGATTTTCGCGGCGATCGAACGGCGGCTCGGCCATGAGCCGGTGCATCGCATCCTCGGCGAGCGGGAATTTTACGGCCTGCCGCTTCGGCTTTCGGCGGAAACGCTGGAACCGCGGCCGGATACGGAAATCCTGGTCGACACGGCGCTGATCTATCTCAGGGACCTTGCAAAGGTTCAGGGCCATCTCCATATTCTAGACATGGGAACCGGGACGGGGGCGATATGCCTTGCACTCTTGAGCGAGTGTCCTGAGGCATCGGGAGTCGGTAGCGACATATCGGCGGATGCACTGCTGACGGCAAGGTCGAACGCAGAGAGAAACGGATTGCAGGATCGTTTTCAGGCCATACAGTCGAGCTGGTTTGAAAACATCCAAGGTTCGTTTCACGCGATTGTCTCAAATCCGCCCTATATTGCATCCAATGTCGTTCACGATCTCGCTCCCGAAGTGACGAAATTTGATCCGGTTGCGGCTCTGGATGGCGGCTCCGATGGGCTTGACGCCTACAAAGCCATAGCTAAGGATGCGGCCAGGTTCATGAAGCCCGACGCGATCGTCGGACTGGAAATCGGCTACGATCAGCGAAACGATGTGACGGCGATCTTCGAAGCGGAAGGCTTCAAGTGCCTCAAATCCGTGAAAGATTATGGTCAGAACGACAGGGTGCTCGTGTTCGCGCTCGCGTGA
- the prfA gene encoding peptide chain release factor 1: protein MAKLPVEKMRELERRFGEIEARMSAGPAADVYVKLASEYSELQPVVTKIRAYQKSIDELADLETLLEDKSVDREMRDLAELELPDVKARIEALEQEMQILLLPKDAADEKSAILEIRAGTGGSEAALFAGDLFRMYERFAAEKGWKVEVLSASEGEAGGYKEIIATITGRGVFAKLKFESGVHRVQRVPETEAGGRIHTSAATVAVLPEAEEIDIEIRPEDIRIDTMRSSGAGGQHVNTTDSAVRITHLPSGIVVTSSEKSQHQNRAKAMQVLRSRLYDAERQRADNERSADRKSQVGSGDRSERIRTYNFPQGRVTDHRINLTLYKLDRMMEGEIEEVVDALMADYQASQLAQLGEQQ, encoded by the coding sequence GTGGCGAAGCTTCCCGTTGAAAAGATGCGCGAGCTGGAACGCCGTTTCGGCGAGATCGAGGCGCGCATGTCGGCAGGTCCTGCCGCCGACGTCTATGTGAAGCTCGCTTCTGAATATTCCGAGCTGCAGCCTGTCGTGACGAAAATCCGCGCCTATCAGAAATCCATCGACGAACTTGCCGATCTCGAAACCCTGCTCGAGGACAAATCGGTCGATCGCGAGATGCGCGATCTCGCCGAACTCGAACTGCCCGACGTGAAAGCCCGGATCGAGGCGCTGGAGCAGGAAATGCAGATCCTGCTTCTGCCGAAGGATGCAGCCGACGAAAAAAGCGCGATTCTTGAAATCCGGGCCGGCACCGGCGGCTCGGAAGCTGCGCTTTTTGCGGGCGATCTGTTTCGCATGTACGAGCGTTTTGCGGCGGAAAAGGGCTGGAAGGTTGAAGTTCTCTCGGCAAGCGAGGGCGAGGCGGGCGGCTACAAGGAAATCATCGCGACGATCACCGGCCGGGGCGTCTTTGCCAAGCTGAAATTCGAATCCGGCGTGCACCGCGTGCAGCGCGTGCCGGAAACCGAGGCGGGTGGGCGCATCCATACCTCGGCCGCGACGGTGGCCGTTCTGCCGGAGGCCGAGGAGATCGACATCGAGATCCGGCCGGAAGATATCCGCATCGACACCATGCGCTCTTCGGGCGCCGGCGGTCAGCATGTCAACACGACCGATTCGGCGGTGCGCATCACCCATCTGCCGAGCGGCATCGTCGTCACCAGTTCGGAAAAATCGCAACACCAGAATCGCGCCAAGGCGATGCAGGTGCTGCGATCCCGATTGTACGACGCCGAGCGGCAGCGAGCCGACAACGAACGTTCAGCCGACCGCAAGAGCCAGGTCGGCTCCGGGGATCGCTCCGAACGCATTCGCACCTATAATTTCCCTCAGGGCCGTGTCACGGACCATCGGATCAATCTGACGCTCTACAAGCTCGACCGGATGATGGAAGGCGAGATCGAGGAGGTGGTCGATGCGCTGATGGCCGATTACCAGGCGAGCCAGTTGGCCCAGCTCGGCGAACAGCAATGA
- the ptsP gene encoding phosphoenolpyruvate--protein phosphotransferase has protein sequence MRDLSGGPRVLLRRLRELMAEPLEPQDRLDRIVRQIASNMVAEVCSVYVLRADGVLELYATEGLKSEAVHLAQLKMGQGLVGTIAASAQPLNLSDAQSHPAFRYLPETGEEIYHSFLGVPILRTGRSLGVLVVQNKASRNYRDEEVEALETTAMVLAEMIATGELKKITKPGLELDLTRSVTIDGDTYNDGIGLGYVVLHEPRIVVTNLLNEDAEKEIRRLAEAMGSLRISIDDMLSRRDVSMEGEHREVLETYRMFAHDQGWVRKLEEAIRNGLTAEAAVEKVQSDTKARMMRLTDPYLRERMHDFEDLANRLLRQLTGYTGRTTAEGFPSDAIILARAMGAAELLDYPRANVRGLVLEEGAVTSHVVIVARAMGIPVIGQAAGVVALAENGDAVIIDADEGHVHLRPMADHRRSYEEKVRFRARRQEQFRALRAIEPVTKDGQRISLMMNAGLLVDLPQLSESGAEGIGLFRTELQFMIASTMPKAEEQEQFYRNVIKQAAGRAVTFRTLDIGGDKVVPYFRGHEEENPALGWRAIRLSLDRPGLLRTQLRALLKASADTELKLMVPMVTEVSELKIVRELLQKEVQHLSRFGHGLPRKLQFGAMLEVPALLWQLDELMEAVDFVSVGSNDLFQFAMAVDRGNARVSDRFDPLGKPFLRILRDIVRGADRNKTPVTLCGELAGKPLSAMALLGIGFRSISMSPASIGPVKAMLLGLDVGALAKAMDEVLDDHRSTEPMREVLARFADSHNIPL, from the coding sequence ATGAGAGACCTTTCCGGCGGTCCGCGCGTGCTGCTCAGGCGGCTGCGCGAGTTGATGGCAGAGCCGCTGGAGCCGCAGGATCGTCTTGACCGGATCGTCCGCCAGATCGCCAGCAATATGGTGGCTGAGGTTTGCTCGGTCTACGTGCTGCGCGCTGACGGCGTGCTCGAACTCTACGCGACCGAAGGTCTCAAAAGCGAAGCCGTACACCTGGCGCAGCTGAAGATGGGGCAGGGCCTCGTCGGCACGATCGCCGCCTCGGCGCAGCCGCTGAACCTTTCCGACGCGCAATCGCATCCGGCGTTCCGCTACCTGCCGGAGACGGGCGAAGAAATCTACCATTCCTTCCTCGGCGTGCCGATCTTGAGAACGGGTCGCTCGCTCGGTGTTCTCGTCGTGCAGAACAAAGCGAGTCGCAACTATCGCGATGAGGAGGTCGAGGCGCTCGAAACGACGGCGATGGTGCTTGCCGAGATGATCGCCACCGGCGAGCTCAAGAAGATCACCAAGCCCGGCCTCGAGCTCGACCTGACGCGATCGGTGACGATCGACGGCGATACCTATAATGACGGCATCGGCCTCGGCTATGTCGTCTTGCACGAGCCGCGCATCGTCGTCACCAATCTGCTGAACGAGGATGCAGAGAAGGAAATCCGCCGGTTGGCGGAGGCGATGGGTTCGCTCCGTATCTCGATCGACGACATGCTGTCGCGTCGGGACGTCTCGATGGAAGGAGAGCATCGCGAGGTGCTCGAAACCTATCGCATGTTCGCGCACGACCAGGGCTGGGTGCGCAAGCTCGAGGAGGCGATCCGCAACGGCCTGACGGCGGAAGCTGCAGTGGAGAAGGTGCAGAGCGACACCAAGGCGCGGATGATGCGGTTGACAGACCCCTATCTGCGCGAACGCATGCATGATTTCGAGGATCTGGCGAACCGGTTGCTCAGGCAGTTGACGGGTTACACCGGCCGCACGACCGCTGAAGGTTTCCCCAGCGACGCGATCATCCTGGCGCGGGCCATGGGGGCGGCCGAGCTGCTCGATTACCCGCGCGCCAACGTGCGCGGATTGGTGCTGGAAGAGGGGGCGGTGACGAGCCATGTGGTGATCGTCGCCCGCGCCATGGGCATTCCCGTCATCGGCCAGGCGGCGGGCGTCGTGGCACTTGCCGAGAATGGCGATGCCGTGATCATCGATGCCGATGAGGGGCATGTTCATCTGCGGCCGATGGCCGATCATCGGCGCTCCTATGAGGAAAAGGTCCGCTTCCGCGCCCGGCGGCAGGAGCAGTTCCGGGCGTTGCGCGCCATCGAGCCGGTCACCAAGGATGGCCAGCGGATCTCCCTGATGATGAATGCCGGCCTACTGGTCGATCTGCCGCAGCTTTCGGAATCGGGTGCGGAGGGCATCGGTCTCTTCCGCACCGAGCTGCAATTCATGATCGCCTCCACCATGCCGAAGGCGGAGGAACAGGAGCAGTTCTACCGCAATGTGATCAAACAGGCGGCAGGTCGCGCCGTTACCTTCCGCACGCTCGATATCGGCGGCGACAAGGTCGTGCCCTATTTTCGTGGTCACGAGGAGGAAAACCCCGCGCTCGGCTGGCGCGCCATCCGGCTGTCGCTCGACCGGCCAGGACTATTGCGCACCCAGCTGCGCGCTCTGCTGAAGGCGTCTGCCGACACCGAGCTGAAGCTGATGGTGCCGATGGTGACCGAGGTTTCCGAGCTGAAGATAGTGCGCGAGCTCTTGCAGAAGGAAGTCCAGCATCTCTCGCGCTTCGGTCATGGGCTGCCGCGCAAGCTGCAATTCGGAGCGATGCTGGAGGTGCCTGCATTGCTTTGGCAACTCGACGAACTGATGGAGGCGGTCGATTTCGTGTCGGTCGGTTCCAACGACCTCTTCCAGTTTGCGATGGCAGTCGATCGCGGCAATGCGCGGGTGTCGGATCGCTTCGATCCGCTTGGCAAGCCGTTTTTGCGCATCCTGCGGGATATCGTGCGAGGGGCGGATCGGAACAAGACGCCCGTGACGCTCTGCGGCGAGCTTGCCGGCAAGCCGCTTTCGGCAATGGCGCTGCTCGGCATCGGCTTTCGCTCGATCTCGATGTCGCCGGCCTCGATCGGGCCGGTGAAGGCGATGCTGCTGGGGCTTGATGTCGGGGCGCTTGCGAAGGCGATGGACGAAGTACTGGATGATCATCGCAGCACGGAACCGATGCGCGAGGTGCTTGCCCGCTTCGCCGACAGCCACAATATTCCCCTTTAG